One segment of Planctomycetia bacterium DNA contains the following:
- a CDS encoding DUF3592 domain-containing protein, translating into MNAPSNTAAAAAADHQLALVVRTPPPRKVRAKTGTRIYYAVIIAVFFVAPALTSAWGQWQLHKANVLRNRGVATMGRVVHSETTTSSSRRGRSTYGTTTEFEFEADGRTYRFHTNYPGSGRDYPGKTEIVYLPENPAEASSRMFLDLSGTQTYGFNLSIVGLVLFVALSPLWMLLLYPTLRRRRLLISGLPIRGTVTLAKTEGIFWGVHYEFMLEGALYVAAGRMATKYEKEIPTGASVLILYDPRKPKRSELYIPTARCYEIIPTVVSSQAAPTARPNAAAATGRNA; encoded by the coding sequence ATGAACGCGCCTTCGAATACTGCTGCCGCCGCGGCCGCCGATCACCAACTGGCTTTGGTCGTGCGAACGCCGCCGCCGCGAAAGGTGCGAGCGAAGACCGGCACGCGAATCTATTACGCCGTGATCATCGCCGTGTTCTTCGTCGCTCCGGCGCTCACCTCGGCCTGGGGGCAGTGGCAATTGCACAAGGCGAACGTGCTGCGCAACCGGGGCGTGGCGACGATGGGCCGTGTCGTCCATTCGGAGACGACGACCAGCAGCAGTCGTCGCGGACGCAGCACGTACGGCACGACGACCGAATTCGAATTCGAAGCCGACGGCCGAACCTATCGGTTTCATACCAACTATCCGGGAAGCGGCCGCGACTATCCGGGCAAAACGGAGATCGTGTATTTGCCGGAGAACCCAGCTGAGGCTTCGTCGCGAATGTTTTTGGATCTCTCCGGCACGCAGACTTACGGTTTCAACCTGTCGATCGTGGGCTTGGTGTTGTTCGTCGCTTTGTCGCCGCTCTGGATGCTGCTGCTTTATCCGACGCTTCGTCGCCGGCGCCTCTTGATCTCCGGTCTGCCGATTCGTGGTACGGTCACGCTAGCCAAGACCGAAGGGATCTTTTGGGGCGTGCATTACGAATTCATGCTCGAGGGCGCGCTGTATGTCGCCGCCGGCCGGATGGCGACGAAGTACGAGAAGGAGATTCCGACCGGTGCTTCCGTGCTGATCCTGTACGACCCGCGGAAGCCGAAGCGTTCCGAACTCTATATTCCCACGGCCCGATGCTATGAAATCATCCCGACCGTCGTATCGTCGCAAGCCGCTCCCACGGCCCGACCGAACGCGGCCGCCGCGACGGGGAGAAACGCATGA